Part of the Nostoc sp. ATCC 53789 genome, TGTGCTACTTGCTGGGTTTCTATTTTTATTGGTTCGTTACTGAATTCCTTTTGACCACAACAAAAACACACTTGCGGTCTTAATATCTCAAACCTATCTACTCTCCCAAAACCCTTTCTCGTTTTTCCCCGATGTCCTGGCTGTCCTCCTGGTTTCCGTTTTGGCGTTTCACTCTCCCCTGCTTCATCTTCAAGTTTTTTCTCGGTTTTTTTGAGGATGTCTGCCGACGGTGGTTTTGATGATGTTGTGCTGTCTAAGTCTCTACTAACTTTGAGTTTCTCTATTACAGATTCTAGTTCTATTACTCTGGATTTTAGCTGTTCTATAGCTTTTGCCTGCTCCATAAGCATCTCTACCAGTTGCTCTTTCTCCAACTGTTTTAGGGTTTCAGTGTCTAGTTTTAGTGGCAGGTTTTTTTCCATAATTGCTATATTCTGCTTCCCCTACCACACTTGTCAATACCCCAGCACCTGAATCCTTACTAGAAAACAACGCCAAGTTTTTATTTATCGTCCTAATATTGCGGTTGAGGAATTAGATAATCCTAGAACCCTTTGCGGTGAACCATTGCTACCTGGGTTTGTTTTGGATTTAAGTCAAGTTTGGTAGTAAAAAATTTCAAGACATGAGAGCTTGAAGCATAGATTATGGGCAAACTAACCTAGTGGTCAAATAGTCTCATATATCACTAGGAAAATACTATAATGCACGAACCCATCAATTACAAATCTATCAATCTTGATCAATCAAGAGATCAATCTGCTAATTACCACTCTAAAATACCCTTTCAGCATCAAATTGAGGCATTTGAAGCCCTGAGTAAAACATTTAAATTTGGCGGTGAAAAACCGGGTAGTGGAATTTTAGTACTTCCTACAGGTGCTGGCAAGACATTTACGGCTGTCAGATGGTTATCTGACCATGTAATCCCTAAAAATATTAAGATCCTTTGGTTAGCTCCTTCATTTTACCTGTTGGATCAAGCATCCGATACATTTGAAAAAGGTGCTAAGGATATTCCAGAGCCGAAGAAAACTTTAAATATTCGGTGTGTTTCTAGTAATCCTTCTCATGCCAAAGCCTCATCTATACAACTGACTGATGATATTGTCATCATGACGATACAAACAGCTATCAATAATTTACATCCTAATGGTGTAGACAAGTCTGGTAAAAGGTTTGAGACAGCTTTCAGAGAATTTATTGATAGTTGTAAAAAAACAGGGCTTTTTGTAGTAGTTGATGAAGCTCATCATTCACCAGCTTATGGTTGCAGAAACTTATTAATTGGTGAAACAGATTCTGCTTTAGGACTTCGAGGGTTATTTCCACAATTAAATCTGCTTGGTCTAACAGCTACACCGACTTATAATGATCAAGCTAGGAGAGGTTGGCTTTGGAAAATATTTGAGAATGGAATTATTTATGAAGCTAAAAAAGAAAGTTTAATATTACAAGGGGTTTTGGCTAGACCTAACTATATTGAAGTGGCAACTGGGAAAGAATTAGAAGTTGATGATAAATTATACGATCGGCTAGTTAAGCAACATCAAGACCTCCCAGAATCAATTATTGAAAAACTTGCAAGTGATAAACAGAGAAACAATTTTATAGTACAAACTTATGTATCTAATAAAGATGCTTATGGGAAAACGATTATCTTTGCCGATCGTTGGTTTCAATGCGTCTATATAAAAGAAAAGCTCCTCGAAAAGGGTATAAAAGTAGACGCAATTTATTCAAAGATAGATGCCGATCCCGGCTCTGCTGAAGCACGAAATAAACGTACTCAAAGTGATAATCAAAGGATTTTGGATGAATTTAAGAATGGTAAGCTTGATGTTTTAATCAATGTACGAATGTTAACAGAAGGAGCTGACGTTCCTAGCGTTCAAACTGTATTTATTACTCGTCAAACAACAAGCTCTATCTTGATGACTCAAATGATTGGTAGAGCATTACGGGGCGAAAGAGTAGGAGGTAGTGCTGAGGCGAATGTTGTTCTATTCTTCGATGACTGGAAACGTTTAGTTGATTGGGCTAACCCAAAAGATGGCGATACTATAGATAAACCAAAACTCTCTGTAAAAGGATATCATCCATTTGAATATATTTCTATTCGTCTAGTTGAGGAATTATCAAAGTCAATTGAGAGTGGCGGCGATTATCAAATAGTATTCTCAAAAATATGCCCTATTGGTTGGTATAAAACTGAAATTGTATATGCTGATGCTGACAATCAACATGAAACAATGGAATCATTTACTGAATTTGTCATGGTATATGAACATACAAAATCAAAATTTGATTCATTTATTCTCTTTATTCTTTCTAAAAACTTATTAG contains:
- a CDS encoding DEAD/DEAH box helicase family protein; this translates as MHEPINYKSINLDQSRDQSANYHSKIPFQHQIEAFEALSKTFKFGGEKPGSGILVLPTGAGKTFTAVRWLSDHVIPKNIKILWLAPSFYLLDQASDTFEKGAKDIPEPKKTLNIRCVSSNPSHAKASSIQLTDDIVIMTIQTAINNLHPNGVDKSGKRFETAFREFIDSCKKTGLFVVVDEAHHSPAYGCRNLLIGETDSALGLRGLFPQLNLLGLTATPTYNDQARRGWLWKIFENGIIYEAKKESLILQGVLARPNYIEVATGKELEVDDKLYDRLVKQHQDLPESIIEKLASDKQRNNFIVQTYVSNKDAYGKTIIFADRWFQCVYIKEKLLEKGIKVDAIYSKIDADPGSAEARNKRTQSDNQRILDEFKNGKLDVLINVRMLTEGADVPSVQTVFITRQTTSSILMTQMIGRALRGERVGGSAEANVVLFFDDWKRLVDWANPKDGDTIDKPKLSVKGYHPFEYISIRLVEELSKSIESGGDYQIVFSKICPIGWYKTEIVYADADNQHETMESFTEFVMVYEHTKSKFDSFILFILSKNLLDEWSKEYLDDKWMQSQVQQWISDGFERKTDNIGGKLDSDLIKIVRHIAQNQSVPIYHPFEERELYDLDKIAYKVIDFPPRIKHEYLDKEFSKSETLWKVFYRSLIRFETVVDAAIINIIYQPTPQSTLTLINPLKTEDRELSEAEKVKVKERDGYACLCCGVNTKSKLQIDHIKPFSMGGETSLENSQTLCVMCNRCKGKNEIDFRCNTTKLSIPKNLDLSFRTESQNAIRTLTRIVNLFYHCKAVYKVDWEARTYGYNIYLYPGNNPEWLLKHKMELLKYIQQRLGRNAYNVQVTTAR